In Phaeobacter gallaeciensis DSM 26640, a genomic segment contains:
- a CDS encoding ArsR/SmtB family transcription factor encodes MSTPRFDILGQALADASRTRMLCELLDGRSYTNKELASAAGVTPPTATAHLQMLQSAGLVVAEKRGRCVFHRLASAEVAHTLEQLASIAPSDHLQRAQQRKAGQLAPLRSCYDHFAGPLAVAMTVRFLELGLLVEHNGGFEVIPAAEWDRLGVVLPGRPGRQPFARPCMDWTERRLHISGALGRQLLSHALDAGWVKRQPVKRGLLLTTPGRAAFEQIIGLDTRSVVPELSPS; translated from the coding sequence TCTGGGCCAGGCCCTGGCCGATGCCAGCCGTACCCGTATGTTGTGTGAATTGCTGGATGGACGGTCCTACACCAACAAGGAACTGGCCTCAGCCGCAGGTGTCACCCCGCCCACTGCCACCGCGCATTTGCAGATGTTGCAGTCCGCAGGTCTGGTGGTGGCCGAAAAGCGCGGGCGCTGTGTGTTTCACCGTTTGGCCAGTGCGGAGGTGGCCCATACCCTCGAACAGCTGGCCTCGATTGCGCCGTCGGATCATCTGCAGCGTGCTCAGCAGCGCAAGGCGGGTCAGTTGGCACCGCTGCGCAGTTGCTACGACCATTTTGCGGGCCCGCTGGCTGTGGCGATGACTGTACGTTTTCTTGAACTGGGCCTTTTGGTTGAGCACAACGGCGGGTTTGAGGTGATCCCGGCGGCTGAATGGGACAGGCTTGGCGTGGTGCTGCCGGGTCGACCAGGGCGGCAGCCATTTGCCCGCCCTTGTATGGACTGGACGGAACGGCGTCTGCATATCTCAGGTGCTTTAGGGCGTCAGTTGCTGTCCCACGCGCTGGACGCGGGGTGGGTGAAGCGTCAGCCTGTCAAACGGGGCTTGTTACTGACGACGCCCGGTCGCGCGGCATTTGAGCAGATCATTGGTCTGGATACGCGGTCTGTCGTGCCCGAACTGTCGCCGTCCTGA